In Electrophorus electricus isolate fEleEle1 chromosome 18, fEleEle1.pri, whole genome shotgun sequence, one genomic interval encodes:
- the csf1b gene encoding macrophage colony-stimulating factor 1b isoform X1 codes for MSQMTHYKTGHIIHKTKVKSLCILILLYIPLSMMEIPGPCRHSITKDHLLQMKSLINIQLRNGCTITYKFIERKHLSLVCYVKAALPRVLELLSKRFHYAQGSEAALSTLTLQNLILNIYSQHCVPALNEELEEDPVAFERQFTDSPMRALQRAKEVLDLYLELITHTHTVVDWACEAEYSSHGPAAITEPPASTEAALGLGGQPHQSSSKERFYKPGFIVLSVSAGLLLVLGIYCFIDRKILQGQLQRLAMESDRPDVRPQGEDMYPLSSS; via the exons ATGAGCCAGATGACCCACTACAAGACAGGCCACATTATCCACAAAACCAAG GTGAAGAGTCTCTGTATTCTTATACTTCTGTATATTCCACTCTCTATGATGGAAATCCCTGGTCCTTGCAGGCACTCCATAACCAAAGACCACCTGCTTCAGATGAAAAGCCTG ATCAATATCCAGTTGCGGAATGGATGTACAATAACCTACAAGTTCATTGAGAGGAAACATTTG AGCTTGGTGTGTTATGTGAAAGCAGCACTGCCCCGAGTGCTGGAGCTGCTGAGCAAGCGCTTTCATTACGCACAGGGCTCGGAGGCCGCTCTCTCAACCCTCACCCTGCAAAACCTCATCCTCAACATCTACTCGCAGCACTGCGTGCCTGCCCTCAACGAGGAGCTCGAG GAGGACCCGGTGGCATTTGAGAGGCAGTTTACTGACTCCCCCATGAGAGCTCTTCAGAGAGCTAAGGAAGTGCTGGATCTCTACCTGGAGCttatcacgcacacacacacagtcgtgGACTGGGCCTGTGAGGCAGAGTACAGCAGCCACGGACCTGCTGCCATCACAGAGCCACCAGCCAGCACAG AAGCTGCACTAGGCCTGGGAGGACAGCCACACCAAAGTTCCTCTAAGGAGCGCTTCTATAAACCAGGTTTCATTGTGCTTTCAGTGAGTGCAGGGCTCCTCCTGGTCCTCGGCATCTACTGTTTCATAGACAGAAAG ATACTTCAAGGTCAACTTCAAAGGCTAGCAATGGAGTCAGACAG GCCAGATGTTCGTCCACAAGGCGAGGACATGTATCCTCTCAGCAGCTCCTAA
- the rbm39b gene encoding RNA-binding protein 39b isoform X3: MADDFDIEAMLEAPYKKDDSKSSSANGHDEHSRKKKHGRSRSRSASAERRRSRSKERRKSRERRKSRSRERKRSRSRERPHSDSRTHERHGRYRGRKSPYRRRSRSKSPTKRDKSPIRQPIDNLSAEERDARTVFCMQLAARIRPRDLEEFFSAVGKVRDVRMISDRNSRRSKGIAYVEFVEATSVPLAIGLTGQKLLGVPIIVQASQAEKNRAAAAAAASILQKGSAGPMRLYVGSLHFNITEDMLRGIFEPFGRIESIQLMMDSETGRSKGYGFISFADAECAKKALEQLNGFELAGRPMKVGHVTERSDGSSASSFLDNDELERTGIDLGTTGRLQLMARLAEGTGLQIPPAAQQALQMTGSIPFANLPGATPALIPSPAMNQAMNLPTQPLATHCLQLSNMFNPQSENEPGWDSEIRDDVIEECNKHGGIIHIYVDKNSPQGNVYVKCPSIPAAMASVSALHGRWFAGKMITAAYVPLPTYHNLFPDSVTATQLLMPTRR; the protein is encoded by the exons ATGGCGGACGACTTTGATATCGAGGCCATGCTCGAAGCTCCTTACAAGAAG GATGACAGCAAGTCCTCTAGTGCAAATGGCCATGATGAGCACAGCAGGAAG AAAAAACATGGTCGCAGCCGGAGTCGCAGTGCGAGTGCAGAGAGGCGCAGGAGCAGGAGCAAGGAGCGCCGGAAGAGCCGGGAGCGGCGCAAGAGCCGCAGCCGTGAGAGGAAGCGCTCACGTAGCAGAGAGCGCCCCCACTCTGACTCTCGCACTCACGAACGACACGGCCGCTACCGTGGCCGCAAGAGTCCCTA TCGCAGGCGTTCTCGAAGCAAGAGCCccacaaagagagacaaaagCCCCATCAG GCAGCCAATTGACAATCTCAGCGCAGAGGAGAGAGATGCCCGCACTGTGTTCTGCATGCAGCTGGCTGCCAGGATCCGACCCAGAGACTTGGAGGAGTTCTTTTCTGCCGTGGGCAAA GTGCGTGATGTGAGGATGATTTCAGACAGGAACTCACGCAGGTCCAAGGGCATTGCCTACGTTGAATTTGTGGAGGCGACATCTGTGCCGCTGGCCATCGGGCTGACGGGACAGAAGCTACTGGGGGTGCCCATCATTGTCCAGGCATCACAG GCCGAGAAGAACCGGGCGGCAGCGGCCGCCGCTGCCAGTATCCTGCAGAAGGGCAGCGCGGGGCCCATGCGACTCTACGTTGGCTCACTGCACTTCAACATCACGGAGGACATGCTCCGAGGCATCTTCGAGCCGTTCGGCAGG ATTGAGAGCATCCAACTGATGATGGACAGTGAGACAGGCAGGTCCAAAGGCTACGGCTTCATATCA TTCGCTGACGCTGAGTGCGCCAAGAAGGCCCTGGAGCAGCTGAATGGCTTTGAGTTGGCTGGCCGGCCCATGAAGGTGGGCCACGTGACGGAGCGCTCGGATGGCTCCTCGGCAAGCTCCTTCCTGGACAACGATGAGCTGGAGCGCACGGGCATTGACCTGGGCACTACGGGCCGCCTGCAGCTCATGGCTCGCCTCGCAGAGG GTACAGGCCTGCAGATTCCCCCTGCTGCACAACAGGCCCTGCAAATGACCGGCTCCATTCCGTTTGCTAACTTGCCTGGAG CGACCCCTGCCTTGATCCCCAGCCCTGCGATGAACCAGGCCATGAACCTTCCCACACAACCACTGGCCACCCACTGCCTGCAGCTCTCCAACATGTTCAACCCTCAGTC aGAAAATGAACCTGGCTGGGACTCAGAGATTCGGGATGATGTCATAGAAGAGTGCAACAAGCATGGAGGCATCATACACATTTATGTAGACAAGAACTCTCCCCAG GGTAACGTGTATGTGAAGTGTCCCTCCATCCCCGCCGCCATGGCTTCTGTGAGCGCCCTGCATGGACGCTGGTTCGCAG GCAAAATGATCACAGCTGCCTATGTGCCCCTCCCCACCTACCACAACCTTTTCCCAGACTCGGTCACAGCCACACAGCTACTGATGCCCACGCGGCGGTGA
- the csf1b gene encoding macrophage colony-stimulating factor 1b isoform X3, giving the protein MSQMTHYKTGHIIHKTKVKSLCILILLYIPLSMMEIPGPCRHSITKDHLLQMKSLINIQLRNGCTITYKFIERKHLSLVCYVKAALPRVLELLSKRFHYAQGSEAALSTLTLQNLILNIYSQHCVPALNEELEEDPVAFERQFTDSPMRALQRAKEVLDLYLELITHTHTVVDWACEAEYSSHGPAAITEPPASTVSAGLLLVLGIYCFIDRKILQGQLQRLAMESDRPDVRPQGEDMYPLSSS; this is encoded by the exons ATGAGCCAGATGACCCACTACAAGACAGGCCACATTATCCACAAAACCAAG GTGAAGAGTCTCTGTATTCTTATACTTCTGTATATTCCACTCTCTATGATGGAAATCCCTGGTCCTTGCAGGCACTCCATAACCAAAGACCACCTGCTTCAGATGAAAAGCCTG ATCAATATCCAGTTGCGGAATGGATGTACAATAACCTACAAGTTCATTGAGAGGAAACATTTG AGCTTGGTGTGTTATGTGAAAGCAGCACTGCCCCGAGTGCTGGAGCTGCTGAGCAAGCGCTTTCATTACGCACAGGGCTCGGAGGCCGCTCTCTCAACCCTCACCCTGCAAAACCTCATCCTCAACATCTACTCGCAGCACTGCGTGCCTGCCCTCAACGAGGAGCTCGAG GAGGACCCGGTGGCATTTGAGAGGCAGTTTACTGACTCCCCCATGAGAGCTCTTCAGAGAGCTAAGGAAGTGCTGGATCTCTACCTGGAGCttatcacgcacacacacacagtcgtgGACTGGGCCTGTGAGGCAGAGTACAGCAGCCACGGACCTGCTGCCATCACAGAGCCACCAGCCAGCACAG TGAGTGCAGGGCTCCTCCTGGTCCTCGGCATCTACTGTTTCATAGACAGAAAG ATACTTCAAGGTCAACTTCAAAGGCTAGCAATGGAGTCAGACAG GCCAGATGTTCGTCCACAAGGCGAGGACATGTATCCTCTCAGCAGCTCCTAA
- the ren gene encoding renin: protein MKAHLWILLLLLPLTVKALRRVTLKKMPSIRETLKGLGVTPAQAFAELAPKLSGGLSPSNGTASTALTNYLDTQYFGEIIIGSPAQMFNVVFDTGSANLWVPSQSCSPLYTACFTHNRYDASKSLTHIHNGTGFSIQYASGNVRGFLSEDIVMVGGIPVVQVFAEATALPAVPFIFAKFDGVLGMGYPDMAIDGITPVFDRIMSQDVLKEQVFSVYYSRDPQRIPGGQLLLGGTESKYYTGTFNYVHTKGEGKWEVTMKGVSVGMETLFCTEGCTAMIDTGSSFITGPASSVSVLMRTIGAVELAEGEYTVNCDLVMSLPIVAFHLGGQAYPLTQEDYILRQSQFGEDICTVTFRALDIPPPTGPVWILGANFIARYYTKFDRRNNRIGFAQAV from the exons ATGAAGGCACACCTGTGGATCCTTCTTCTGTTGCTGCCTCTGACTGTGAAGGCCCTACGAAG GGTAACTCTGAAGAAAATGCCCTCCATTCGAGAGACCCTTAAGGGGCTTGGTGTCACACCAGCGCAAGCGTTTGCTGAACTCGCGCCGAAACTGTCCGGTGGCCTGTCACCTAGCAATGGGACAGCCTCAACAGCTCTGACCAACTATTTAGAT actcagTACTTTGGGGAGATCATTATTGGTTCACCAGCTCAGATGTTCAATGTTGTGTTTGACACGGGTTCTGCCAACCTTTGGGTGCCCTCGCAAAGCTGTTCTCCACTATACACAGCCTGTT TCACTCATAATCGATATGATGCCTccaaatctctcacacacattcacaacgGAACAGGATTCTCCATCCAGTATGCTTCCGGAAACGTGCGGGGATTCCTGAGCGAGGACATTGTCATG GTGGGTGGAATCCCAGTGGTGCAAGTATTTGCAGAGGCCACTGCTCTCCCTGCCGTCCCTTTCATCTTTGCGAAGTTTGACGGAGTGTTGGGAATGGGCTACCCGGACATGGCCATCGATGGCATCACGCCGGTGTTCGACCGCATCATGTCTCAAGACGTGCTGAAAGAGCAGGTTTTCTCCGTGTACTACAGCAG ggaTCCACAACGTATCCCTGGGGGACAACTGCTACTGGGGGGCACAGAGTCTAAGTACTACACAGGCACATTCAACTATGTTCACACCAAGGGGGAGGGCAAGTGGGAGGTCACCATGAAGGG tgtgtctgtggggatGGAGACATTGTTCTGTACAGAAGGCTGTACTGCTATGATTGACACGGGCTCCTCGTTTATAACGGGCCCCGCCTCCTCAGTCTCCGTGCTCATGAGGACAATCGGAGCTGTTGAGCTTGCAGAGGGAGAA TATACTGTGAACTGTGACCTGGTCATGTCCTTACCCATCGTGGCCTTTCACCTTGGTGGTCAGGCGTATCCTCTCACACAGGAAGACTACATTCTCCGG CAGTCACAGTTCGGGGAAGACATTTGCACTGTGACTTTCAGAGCGCTCGACATCCCGCCTCCTACCGGTCCTGTGTGGATACTGGGAGCTAACTTCATCGCCCGATACTACACCAAGTTCGACCGGAGAAACAACCGCATTGGCTTCGCACAAGCAGTGTGA
- the rbm39b gene encoding RNA-binding protein 39b isoform X2, which translates to MTASPLVQMAMMSTAGRKKHGRSRSRSASAERRRSRSKERRKSRERRKSRSRERKRSRSRERPHSDSRTHERHGRYRGRKSPYLGPKFNGGPGGKSGPPHATKLSRRRSRSKSPTKRDKSPIRQPIDNLSAEERDARTVFCMQLAARIRPRDLEEFFSAVGKVRDVRMISDRNSRRSKGIAYVEFVEATSVPLAIGLTGQKLLGVPIIVQASQAEKNRAAAAAAASILQKGSAGPMRLYVGSLHFNITEDMLRGIFEPFGRIESIQLMMDSETGRSKGYGFISFADAECAKKALEQLNGFELAGRPMKVGHVTERSDGSSASSFLDNDELERTGIDLGTTGRLQLMARLAEGTGLQIPPAAQQALQMTGSIPFANLPGATPALIPSPAMNQAMNLPTQPLATHCLQLSNMFNPQSENEPGWDSEIRDDVIEECNKHGGIIHIYVDKNSPQGNVYVKCPSIPAAMASVSALHGRWFAGKMITAAYVPLPTYHNLFPDSVTATQLLMPTRR; encoded by the exons ATGACAGCAAGTCCTCTAGTGCAAATGGCCATGATGAGCACAGCAGGAA GAAAAAAACATGGTCGCAGCCGGAGTCGCAGTGCGAGTGCAGAGAGGCGCAGGAGCAGGAGCAAGGAGCGCCGGAAGAGCCGGGAGCGGCGCAAGAGCCGCAGCCGTGAGAGGAAGCGCTCACGTAGCAGAGAGCGCCCCCACTCTGACTCTCGCACTCACGAACGACACGGCCGCTACCGTGGCCGCAAGAGTCCCTA TTTGGGCCCGAAATTTAACGGTGGTCCTGGAGGGAAGAGTGGCCCACCTCATGCCACCAAACTAAG TCGCAGGCGTTCTCGAAGCAAGAGCCccacaaagagagacaaaagCCCCATCAG GCAGCCAATTGACAATCTCAGCGCAGAGGAGAGAGATGCCCGCACTGTGTTCTGCATGCAGCTGGCTGCCAGGATCCGACCCAGAGACTTGGAGGAGTTCTTTTCTGCCGTGGGCAAA GTGCGTGATGTGAGGATGATTTCAGACAGGAACTCACGCAGGTCCAAGGGCATTGCCTACGTTGAATTTGTGGAGGCGACATCTGTGCCGCTGGCCATCGGGCTGACGGGACAGAAGCTACTGGGGGTGCCCATCATTGTCCAGGCATCACAG GCCGAGAAGAACCGGGCGGCAGCGGCCGCCGCTGCCAGTATCCTGCAGAAGGGCAGCGCGGGGCCCATGCGACTCTACGTTGGCTCACTGCACTTCAACATCACGGAGGACATGCTCCGAGGCATCTTCGAGCCGTTCGGCAGG ATTGAGAGCATCCAACTGATGATGGACAGTGAGACAGGCAGGTCCAAAGGCTACGGCTTCATATCA TTCGCTGACGCTGAGTGCGCCAAGAAGGCCCTGGAGCAGCTGAATGGCTTTGAGTTGGCTGGCCGGCCCATGAAGGTGGGCCACGTGACGGAGCGCTCGGATGGCTCCTCGGCAAGCTCCTTCCTGGACAACGATGAGCTGGAGCGCACGGGCATTGACCTGGGCACTACGGGCCGCCTGCAGCTCATGGCTCGCCTCGCAGAGG GTACAGGCCTGCAGATTCCCCCTGCTGCACAACAGGCCCTGCAAATGACCGGCTCCATTCCGTTTGCTAACTTGCCTGGAG CGACCCCTGCCTTGATCCCCAGCCCTGCGATGAACCAGGCCATGAACCTTCCCACACAACCACTGGCCACCCACTGCCTGCAGCTCTCCAACATGTTCAACCCTCAGTC aGAAAATGAACCTGGCTGGGACTCAGAGATTCGGGATGATGTCATAGAAGAGTGCAACAAGCATGGAGGCATCATACACATTTATGTAGACAAGAACTCTCCCCAG GGTAACGTGTATGTGAAGTGTCCCTCCATCCCCGCCGCCATGGCTTCTGTGAGCGCCCTGCATGGACGCTGGTTCGCAG GCAAAATGATCACAGCTGCCTATGTGCCCCTCCCCACCTACCACAACCTTTTCCCAGACTCGGTCACAGCCACACAGCTACTGATGCCCACGCGGCGGTGA
- the rbm39b gene encoding RNA-binding protein 39b isoform X1, with translation MADDFDIEAMLEAPYKKDDSKSSSANGHDEHSRKKKHGRSRSRSASAERRRSRSKERRKSRERRKSRSRERKRSRSRERPHSDSRTHERHGRYRGRKSPYLGPKFNGGPGGKSGPPHATKLSRRRSRSKSPTKRDKSPIRQPIDNLSAEERDARTVFCMQLAARIRPRDLEEFFSAVGKVRDVRMISDRNSRRSKGIAYVEFVEATSVPLAIGLTGQKLLGVPIIVQASQAEKNRAAAAAAASILQKGSAGPMRLYVGSLHFNITEDMLRGIFEPFGRIESIQLMMDSETGRSKGYGFISFADAECAKKALEQLNGFELAGRPMKVGHVTERSDGSSASSFLDNDELERTGIDLGTTGRLQLMARLAEGTGLQIPPAAQQALQMTGSIPFANLPGATPALIPSPAMNQAMNLPTQPLATHCLQLSNMFNPQSENEPGWDSEIRDDVIEECNKHGGIIHIYVDKNSPQGNVYVKCPSIPAAMASVSALHGRWFAGKMITAAYVPLPTYHNLFPDSVTATQLLMPTRR, from the exons ATGGCGGACGACTTTGATATCGAGGCCATGCTCGAAGCTCCTTACAAGAAG GATGACAGCAAGTCCTCTAGTGCAAATGGCCATGATGAGCACAGCAGGAAG AAAAAACATGGTCGCAGCCGGAGTCGCAGTGCGAGTGCAGAGAGGCGCAGGAGCAGGAGCAAGGAGCGCCGGAAGAGCCGGGAGCGGCGCAAGAGCCGCAGCCGTGAGAGGAAGCGCTCACGTAGCAGAGAGCGCCCCCACTCTGACTCTCGCACTCACGAACGACACGGCCGCTACCGTGGCCGCAAGAGTCCCTA TTTGGGCCCGAAATTTAACGGTGGTCCTGGAGGGAAGAGTGGCCCACCTCATGCCACCAAACTAAG TCGCAGGCGTTCTCGAAGCAAGAGCCccacaaagagagacaaaagCCCCATCAG GCAGCCAATTGACAATCTCAGCGCAGAGGAGAGAGATGCCCGCACTGTGTTCTGCATGCAGCTGGCTGCCAGGATCCGACCCAGAGACTTGGAGGAGTTCTTTTCTGCCGTGGGCAAA GTGCGTGATGTGAGGATGATTTCAGACAGGAACTCACGCAGGTCCAAGGGCATTGCCTACGTTGAATTTGTGGAGGCGACATCTGTGCCGCTGGCCATCGGGCTGACGGGACAGAAGCTACTGGGGGTGCCCATCATTGTCCAGGCATCACAG GCCGAGAAGAACCGGGCGGCAGCGGCCGCCGCTGCCAGTATCCTGCAGAAGGGCAGCGCGGGGCCCATGCGACTCTACGTTGGCTCACTGCACTTCAACATCACGGAGGACATGCTCCGAGGCATCTTCGAGCCGTTCGGCAGG ATTGAGAGCATCCAACTGATGATGGACAGTGAGACAGGCAGGTCCAAAGGCTACGGCTTCATATCA TTCGCTGACGCTGAGTGCGCCAAGAAGGCCCTGGAGCAGCTGAATGGCTTTGAGTTGGCTGGCCGGCCCATGAAGGTGGGCCACGTGACGGAGCGCTCGGATGGCTCCTCGGCAAGCTCCTTCCTGGACAACGATGAGCTGGAGCGCACGGGCATTGACCTGGGCACTACGGGCCGCCTGCAGCTCATGGCTCGCCTCGCAGAGG GTACAGGCCTGCAGATTCCCCCTGCTGCACAACAGGCCCTGCAAATGACCGGCTCCATTCCGTTTGCTAACTTGCCTGGAG CGACCCCTGCCTTGATCCCCAGCCCTGCGATGAACCAGGCCATGAACCTTCCCACACAACCACTGGCCACCCACTGCCTGCAGCTCTCCAACATGTTCAACCCTCAGTC aGAAAATGAACCTGGCTGGGACTCAGAGATTCGGGATGATGTCATAGAAGAGTGCAACAAGCATGGAGGCATCATACACATTTATGTAGACAAGAACTCTCCCCAG GGTAACGTGTATGTGAAGTGTCCCTCCATCCCCGCCGCCATGGCTTCTGTGAGCGCCCTGCATGGACGCTGGTTCGCAG GCAAAATGATCACAGCTGCCTATGTGCCCCTCCCCACCTACCACAACCTTTTCCCAGACTCGGTCACAGCCACACAGCTACTGATGCCCACGCGGCGGTGA
- the csf1b gene encoding macrophage colony-stimulating factor 1b isoform X4, whose product MKSLINIQLRNGCTITYKFIERKHLSLVCYVKAALPRVLELLSKRFHYAQGSEAALSTLTLQNLILNIYSQHCVPALNEELEEDPVAFERQFTDSPMRALQRAKEVLDLYLELITHTHTVVDWACEAEYSSHGPAAITEPPASTEAALGLGGQPHQSSSKERFYKPGFIVLSVSAGLLLVLGIYCFIDRKILQGQLQRLAMESDRPDVRPQGEDMYPLSSS is encoded by the exons ATGAAAAGCCTG ATCAATATCCAGTTGCGGAATGGATGTACAATAACCTACAAGTTCATTGAGAGGAAACATTTG AGCTTGGTGTGTTATGTGAAAGCAGCACTGCCCCGAGTGCTGGAGCTGCTGAGCAAGCGCTTTCATTACGCACAGGGCTCGGAGGCCGCTCTCTCAACCCTCACCCTGCAAAACCTCATCCTCAACATCTACTCGCAGCACTGCGTGCCTGCCCTCAACGAGGAGCTCGAG GAGGACCCGGTGGCATTTGAGAGGCAGTTTACTGACTCCCCCATGAGAGCTCTTCAGAGAGCTAAGGAAGTGCTGGATCTCTACCTGGAGCttatcacgcacacacacacagtcgtgGACTGGGCCTGTGAGGCAGAGTACAGCAGCCACGGACCTGCTGCCATCACAGAGCCACCAGCCAGCACAG AAGCTGCACTAGGCCTGGGAGGACAGCCACACCAAAGTTCCTCTAAGGAGCGCTTCTATAAACCAGGTTTCATTGTGCTTTCAGTGAGTGCAGGGCTCCTCCTGGTCCTCGGCATCTACTGTTTCATAGACAGAAAG ATACTTCAAGGTCAACTTCAAAGGCTAGCAATGGAGTCAGACAG GCCAGATGTTCGTCCACAAGGCGAGGACATGTATCCTCTCAGCAGCTCCTAA
- the csf1b gene encoding macrophage colony-stimulating factor 1b isoform X2 — translation MSQMTHYKTGHIIHKTKVKSLCILILLYIPLSMMEIPGPCRHSITKDHLLQMKSLINIQLRNGCTITYKFIERKHLGSEAALSTLTLQNLILNIYSQHCVPALNEELEEDPVAFERQFTDSPMRALQRAKEVLDLYLELITHTHTVVDWACEAEYSSHGPAAITEPPASTEAALGLGGQPHQSSSKERFYKPGFIVLSVSAGLLLVLGIYCFIDRKILQGQLQRLAMESDRPDVRPQGEDMYPLSSS, via the exons ATGAGCCAGATGACCCACTACAAGACAGGCCACATTATCCACAAAACCAAG GTGAAGAGTCTCTGTATTCTTATACTTCTGTATATTCCACTCTCTATGATGGAAATCCCTGGTCCTTGCAGGCACTCCATAACCAAAGACCACCTGCTTCAGATGAAAAGCCTG ATCAATATCCAGTTGCGGAATGGATGTACAATAACCTACAAGTTCATTGAGAGGAAACATTTG GGCTCGGAGGCCGCTCTCTCAACCCTCACCCTGCAAAACCTCATCCTCAACATCTACTCGCAGCACTGCGTGCCTGCCCTCAACGAGGAGCTCGAG GAGGACCCGGTGGCATTTGAGAGGCAGTTTACTGACTCCCCCATGAGAGCTCTTCAGAGAGCTAAGGAAGTGCTGGATCTCTACCTGGAGCttatcacgcacacacacacagtcgtgGACTGGGCCTGTGAGGCAGAGTACAGCAGCCACGGACCTGCTGCCATCACAGAGCCACCAGCCAGCACAG AAGCTGCACTAGGCCTGGGAGGACAGCCACACCAAAGTTCCTCTAAGGAGCGCTTCTATAAACCAGGTTTCATTGTGCTTTCAGTGAGTGCAGGGCTCCTCCTGGTCCTCGGCATCTACTGTTTCATAGACAGAAAG ATACTTCAAGGTCAACTTCAAAGGCTAGCAATGGAGTCAGACAG GCCAGATGTTCGTCCACAAGGCGAGGACATGTATCCTCTCAGCAGCTCCTAA